One Purpureocillium takamizusanense chromosome 1, complete sequence genomic window carries:
- a CDS encoding uncharacterized protein (COG:S~EggNog:ENOG503P3CV) — MASHSEPYHYPSAQPPQQQRLVQPQQHAQLQYSQPSQQQTNPRAKPRSFSFRSDKSHHSGGSKSDFYETHEEKEARRLHTKADPSLAINEAEPSTVAAMMTQTSHVPLRSMQHKDTWGNPIADPDKSNPTRSRWERPLDTIRSFEAAIDGGYSRKSMYRSDTESVAAWNRRSSFHPQSQPRFPQDSYYGSRPASFRAESSYGAMTPGANRSSYYDAQGYGSGYSNGYGRPNARERAQRMHSEGHYQTYGREQQNIYPMPHKDRSYETVTSAAQSGISDAAGYQTDPTSSDNSSIDRTSSAKRQEPVHDYGIGFSQAPTYQATNLSVGLGGNSGNNHPLPPAPAQQQQQQPQQQQHGGAPAVPRKQTVLKRQVSRQESPEKQRKSWFGRRFSKTS; from the exons ATGGCGTCTCATTCGGAGCCGTATCACTATCCTTccgcccagccgcctcagcagcagcggctggtcCAACCGCAGCAACACGCTCAGCTGCAGTACTCCCAAccatcgcagcagcagaccaACCCTCGGGCCAAGCCGCGCAGCTTCAGCTTCCGATCTGACAAGTCGCATCACAGTGGAGGCAGCAAGTCGGACTTCTACGAGACCcacgaggagaaggaggcaaGACGCTTACACACCAAGGCGGACCCGTCGCTGGCCATCAACGAGGCAGAGCCCT CAAcggtcgccgccatgatgacgCAGACGTCTCATGTCCCACTGCGGTCGATGCAGCACAAAGATACCTGGGGCAATCCAATCG CCGATCCCGACAAGTCGAATCCTACTCGCAGTCGTTGGGAACGACCGCTCGACACCATTCGAAGCTTCGAAGCTGCCATTGACGGTGGATACAGTCGCAAATCCATGTATCGATCAG ATACGgagtcggtggcggcgtggaACCGGCGGAGCAGCTTTCATCCGCAATCTCAGCCTCGATTCCCCCAGGATAGCTATTACGGCAGTCGACCGGCATCGTTCCGGGCCGAAAGCAGCTACGGAGCCATGACCCCCGGCGCCAACAGAAGCAGCTACTATGACGCTCAGGGGTACGGCAGTGGCTACAGTAATGGATACGGAAGGCCCAACGCTCGCGAGCGCGCACAGCGCATGCATTCTGAGGGCCATTATCAGACATATGGGAGGGAGCAGCAAAACATTTACCCCATGCCTCACAAGGATCGCTCTTACGAGACGGTGACGTCGGCTGCGCAAAGCGGCATCTCGGATGCCGCAGGCTATCAGACCGATCCAACTAGCAGCGATAATAGCTCCATCGACCGGACATCCTCAGCCAAGCGCCAGGAGCCCGTCCATGACTATGGCATTGGCTTCAGTCAGGCACCAACATATCAAGCTACGAACTTGTCGGTCGGGTTAGGGGGCAATAGCGGCAACAACCATCCCTTGCCACCtgcgccagcccagcagcaacagcaacagccgcagcagcagcaacacggcggcgcgccggctgTTCCCAGGAAGCAGACGGTATTGAAGCGCCAAGTATCCCGGCAAGAGAGCCCGGAGAAGCAGCGGAAAAGCTGGTTCGGCCGCCGATTCAGCAAAACCTCCTGA
- the VMA21 gene encoding vacuolar ATPase assembly integral membrane protein vma21 (EggNog:ENOG503P580~COG:U~TransMembrane:2 (i34-55o67-86i)) encodes MATRRIVSSEKTILEKDDHGEEKSNISPVVPTHVILKLLGFTLAMIVVPIGSYFLTVDTVFKGNSSYAGGLAALLANAVLVAYVVVAMKEDQSELNAASRQETKKDR; translated from the exons ATGGCGACGCGCCGCATTGTCAGCTCCGAAAAGACCATCCTCGAGAAGGATGACCATGGGGAGGAAAAGTCCAACATCAGCCCCGTTGTGCCAAC TCATGTCATACTGAAGCTCCTTGGCTTCACTCTCGCCATGATTGTCGTCCCCATCGGCTCGTATTTCCTCACTGTCGATACCGTCTTCAAGG GCAACTCATCATATGCCGGTGGCCTGGCCGCGTTGCTGGCTAATGCTGTGCTGGTTGCCtacgtcgtcgtggccatgAAGGAGGATCAGTCCGAACTGAACGCTGCCTCCCGACAAGAGACCAAGAAGGATCGTTGA
- the FUN30 gene encoding DNA helicase (EggNog:ENOG503NVEK~COG:L) has product MVPTAGRCTGPATGHHCRCCSHIAPSRTPCQFLPPLLPLAMAQSSSPLPLRHSSAVPRTPSLARTSLPVDDFDELAGDTIPCSPAAFLRDRDTVTTQPTQILSRPTLQAPESSSPPSIVEVPASSPFRQANSSPAAPKPRFGSRLAPAGTFFRPPPRPQPAMAPKRPAPEPIILISDDEDDLTPSRGDIRPTTFKAKVAAFAYNPAADARETKQKLRQIYDVFGDRFPSDKVRGALKACKNDVEAAILYLEDQQRVPPPESPTLPPPKPNGRRLVSKAAMKGSASNPVLLSRDSSPIASPSPPKQPKRRLVQGLRRRGDSFSQEVPSPSEPPSSDDPLVIDLVGNDKEDEYEAELSPEPEYDDDRVLTCINESTAKELAAMTGVKENLLEPLMEKRPFNDLAQAKRVSINKKPGARKSARVSIGESVVEAVEIFLNAVSAIDQVVAQCEIKAQTVKSVIDTWDLDTFGHHRRSERATPDRDLPPTPTSVGSSRYTQPPIPRQPESMDGHCVMKSFQLFGLNWMSLLYNYDIGCILADEMGLGKTCQVISFVSHLVDDYQANGGGRRPWPNLIVVPPSTYNNWLIEFDKFAPDLSVIGYRGTQSERAEIAWSIKHEPEAYHVVLATYSQINSEDDIEAMQSIRVNCAVFDEGHKMKNPETKIYRDLKRIPAAWKMLLTGTPVQNNLMEMTALLNFINPQMFSGCMEHIRYIFSQKITIRDVSNGAFLYSERVKRARTILEPFILQRRKDQVLSDMPRKINTVVQCEMTETQKPVYREYEETFKLEPSQRVGRAQGRQNDQNNVWMQLRKAALHPLLFRRHFTDEKVEEMGRILMDRVPQSELHQTDIRHLIQELKNSSDFELHLWCRDYPRLLKQFDIPAAAELDSGKVRKLLELISQYQEDGDRVLVFSKFSRLIELLREVLALQGIDHRILMGNTNVAERQSLIDEFNEDASIPVFLLTTGAGGTGINLTAANKVIIFDQSDNPQDDIQAENRAHRLGQKRDVEVVRLISSGTMEELIYKACQKKIELANKVTGAVEEDDSDAGANLEQEVRKMMEAQEKMTPP; this is encoded by the exons ATGGTTCCAACAGCTGGCCGCTGTACAGGGCCCGCCACCGGCCACCACTGCCGTTGCTGTTCTCATATTGCCCCTTCGCGCACCCCGTGCCAGttcctgccgccgcttctCCCTCTCGCAATGGCGCAGAGCTCTTCTCCACTGCCGCTGAGGCATTCTAGCGCGGTGCCGCGCACTCCCTCTCTCGCGCGAACGTCGctccccgtcgacgacttcGACGAACTTGCCGGTGACACCATCCCTTGCTCGCCTGCAGCTTTTCTTCGCGACCGCGACACTGTCACCACGCAGCCCACGCAGATTCTCAGTCGTCCGACCCTCCAAGCGCCAgagtcctcctcgcccccgaGCATAGTCGAGGTtcctgcctcgtcgccctttCGACAGGCGAACTCTTCTCCCGCAGCGCCCAAACCCCGGTTCGGTTCACGGCTCGCTCCCGCAGGCACCTTCttccgcccgcctccgcggccgcagccagccatggcgcccaaGCGACCGGCTCCAGAACCAATCATCCTCATatcagacgacgaggacgacctcACTCCGTCGCGCGGGGACATCCGCCCGACCACGTTCAAAGCCAAGGTGGCTGCATTCGCCTACAACCCCGCGGCGGACGCGCGCGAGACGAAACAGAAGCTTAGGCAGATCTACGACGTGTTTGGCGATAGGTTCCCTTCGGATAAGGTCCGCGGCGCGCTCAAGGCGTGTAAGAACGACGTTGAGGCTGCCATCCTATACCTAGAAGACCAGCAACGGGTGCCCCCGCCTGAATCTCCGACTCTCCctccgccgaagccgaaTGGACGGCGGCTCGTgtccaaggcggccatgaAAGGCTCAGCCAGCAACCCTGTGCTGCTGTCGAGGGATTCGTCTCCCATAGCGTCACCCAGTCCGCCAAAACAACCTAAGCGGCGTCTTGTCCAGggcttgcggcggcgaggcgactCCTTTTCTCAAGAAGTACCGAGCCCGTCtgagccgccgtcgagtgATGATCCTTTGGTTATTGACCTCGTGGGGAATGACAAAGAGGATGAGTACGAGGCCGAGCTCTCACCCGAGCCAGAATATGACGACGATCGGGTCTTGACCTGCATCAACGAGAGCACGGCCAAAGAactggcggccatgacgggcgtCAAGGAGAATCTCCTCGAACCCCTCATGGAGAAACGACCGTTCAACGACCTGGCACAGGCCAAGCGCGTGAGCATAAACAAGAAACCTGGAGCAAGAAAGTCGGCCAGGGTCAGCATTGGCGAGTCTgtggtcgaggccgtcgagatcTTTCTGAACGCAGTATCTGCTATTGACCAAGTTGTTGCCCAATGCGAGATCAAAGCACAGACTGTCAAGAGTGTTATTGACACCTGGGACCTGGACACTTTCGGTCATCACAGGCGCAGCGAGCGCGCCACTCCTGACAGGGACCTGCCTCCGACACCCACCAGCGTTGGCAGCTCACGGTACACCCAGCCGCCGATTCCGCGACAACCCGAATCTATGGACGGACACTGCGTGATGAAGTCGTTTCAGTTGTTCGGCCTGAACTGGATGTCGCTGCTGTACAACTACGACATTGGTtgcatcctcgccgacgagatggGGCTCGGCAAGACATGTCAGGTCATATCCTTCGTTtcgcacctcgtcgacgatTACCAagccaacggcggcgggaggcggccgtggcccaaCTTGATCGTCGTACCCCCGAGCACATATAACAACTGGCTGATTGAGTTTGACAAATTCGCGCCCGATCTGTCCGTCATTGGGTACCGAGGCACCCAGAGTGAGCGCGCAGAGATTGCCTGGAGTATCAAGCATGAGCCCGAAGCATACCATGTGGTCCTTGCGACATACTCTCAGATCAACTCGGAGGACGACATTGAGGCGATGCAGTCCATCCGAGTCAACTGCGCCGTATTTGACGAGGGTCACAAGATGAAGAACCCAGAGACGAAAATCTACCGTGACCTCAAAAGGATCCCGGCAGCGTGGAAGATGCTGCTGACAG GCACTCCCGTCCAGAACAATCTCATGGAGATGACGGCGTTGCTCAACTTCATCAACCCCCAGATGTTCTCCGGGTGCATGGAGCACATCCGATACATCTTTAGCCAGAAAATCACCATTCGGGACGTGTCCAACGGGGCGTTTCTCTACAGCGAGCGAGTCAAGCGGGCACGCACGATCCTGGAGCCCTTCATCCTGCAGCGACGCAAAGACCAGGTGCTTTCGGACATGCCGCGCAAGATTAACACGGTGGTCCAGTGCGAGATGACGGAGACACAGAAGCCCGTATACCGAGAGTACGAGGAGACGTTCAAGCTCGAGCCGTCGCAACGTGTCGGGCGAGCGCAGGGTCGGCAAAACGACCAGAACAACGTGTGGATGCAGCTGCggaaggcggcgctgcacccGCTACTGTTTCGGCGCCACTTCACGGACGAAAAGGTGGAGGAGATGGGCAGAATTCTGATGGATAGGGTCCCGCAGTCAGAACTCCATCAAACGGATATCCGACACCTAATCCAAGAGCTCAAGAACTCGTCCGACTTTGAGCTCCATCTTTGGTGCCGAGACTATCCGAGGCTGCTGAAGCAGTTCGACATACCGGCGGCCGCAGAGCTCGACAGCGGCAAGGTCAGgaagctgctggagctcATCAGTCAGTACCAGGAGGACGGAGACAGGGTGCTCGTCTTCAGCAAGTTCTCGCGGCTCATTGAGCTCTTGCGGGAAGTGCTCGCGCTGCAGGGCATCGACCACCGCATCCTCATGGGGAACACGAACGTGGCGGAGCGGCAGTCGTTGATCGACGAGTTCAACGAGGACGCATCGATCCCCGTCTTTTTGCTCACGACGGGCGCGGGAGGAACGGGCATCAACCTGACGGCGGCCAACAAGGTCATTATATTCGACCAGTCGGACAATCCCCAGGACGACATACAGGCAGAGAATCGCGCGCACCGACTGGGCCAGAAGCGGGACGTCGAGGTGGTGCGGCTCATCTCGTCGGGCACGATGGAGGAGCTCATCTACAAGGCGTGCCAGAAGAAGATTGAGCTCGCCAACAAGGTGACGGGGGCGGTGGAGGAAGATGACAGCGATGCGGGCGCCAACCTCGAGCAGGAAGTGCGCAAGATGATGGAGGCCCAGGAGAAGATGACACCGCCGTAG
- the RPL33B gene encoding 60S ribosomal protein L33B (COG:J~EggNog:ENOG503P41A) — protein sequence MPSESGHRLYVKGRHLSYQRSRHVTHPGTSLIKIEGVDDTNAANFYLGKKVAYVYRGQKEIRGSKIRVIWGKVTRPHGNSGVVRAKFSSPLPTKSFGASVRVMLYPSSI from the exons ATGCCTTCCGAGAGCGGTCACAGAT TATACGTCAA GGGACGCCACCTGAGCTATCAGCGCTCCCGCCACGTCACCCACCCTGGCACCAGCCTGATCAAGATTGAGGGTGTTGACgacaccaacgccgccaa CTTCTACCTTGGCAAGAAGGTCGCCTACGTCTACCGGGGCCAGAAGGAGATCCGGGGCTCCAAGATCCGTGTCATCTGGGGCAAGGTCACCCGGCCGCATG GCAACTCTGGCGTCGTTCGCGCCAAGttctcctctcctctcccaaCAAAGTCTTTCGGTGCTTCGGTTCGTGTCATGCTGTACCCCTCCTCGATATAA